Proteins encoded in a region of the Terriglobia bacterium genome:
- the ftsY gene encoding signal recognition particle-docking protein FtsY, producing MVQTLFGPQEQKSNLFKRLKQAVSSTKNQLVERLDQVTEGREAIDPALLDDLEATLIMADLGVDTSSDILTGLREQTRRGTLKDAREIRGAVEQEILRILESPRDGADSRRVPAKPAGGQPEVILVVGVNGVGKTTSIAKLARCYKDRGRKPMLVAADTFRAAAIEQLDIWATRLEMEIVKQKAGADPSAVLFDGLKAARSGGFDPVIVDTAGRLHTKHNLMAELNKMCRIASREVPGAPHQVLLVMDATTGQNGLAQARQFTEHAGATGIILTKLDGTAKGGVVVAIARELGLPIQFVGIGERIDDLVPFNPREFVASLFGD from the coding sequence ATGGTGCAAACTCTATTCGGTCCCCAGGAACAGAAAAGCAACCTCTTCAAGCGGCTTAAGCAGGCGGTATCCTCAACCAAGAACCAACTGGTCGAGCGGCTTGATCAGGTGACGGAAGGGCGCGAAGCGATTGATCCGGCCCTTCTGGACGACCTCGAGGCCACCTTGATCATGGCGGACCTGGGCGTGGACACTTCCAGCGACATTCTGACCGGCCTGCGGGAACAGACCCGCCGCGGAACTCTGAAAGATGCGCGCGAAATCCGAGGCGCCGTGGAACAGGAAATTCTCAGGATTCTCGAGAGTCCTCGGGACGGCGCCGACAGCCGTCGAGTCCCCGCGAAGCCTGCCGGGGGCCAGCCGGAAGTGATCCTGGTGGTAGGCGTGAATGGCGTCGGAAAGACCACCAGCATCGCCAAACTGGCCCGCTGTTACAAGGACCGGGGCCGCAAGCCCATGCTGGTGGCCGCAGACACGTTTCGCGCGGCTGCCATCGAACAACTTGACATCTGGGCTACGCGGCTGGAAATGGAAATCGTCAAGCAGAAAGCGGGCGCAGATCCCTCCGCCGTGCTCTTCGATGGTCTGAAGGCCGCGCGATCAGGCGGGTTCGATCCGGTCATTGTGGACACCGCCGGACGCCTGCACACCAAGCACAATCTGATGGCGGAGCTCAACAAGATGTGCCGCATTGCCTCGCGGGAAGTGCCCGGCGCGCCCCACCAGGTGCTGCTGGTGATGGATGCCACCACGGGACAGAATGGGCTGGCCCAGGCGCGCCAGTTTACCGAGCATGCCGGGGCAACGGGCATCATCCTCACAAAGCTCGATGGGACCGCCAAAGGCGGAGTGGTCGTCGCCATTGCCCGCGAGCTTGGCCTGCCCATCCAGTTTGTCGGCATCGGGGAGAGAATCGACGACCTGGTTCCCTTCAATCCACGCGAGTTCGTTGCTTCTTTGTTCGGCGATTAG
- a CDS encoding HD domain-containing phosphohydrolase: protein MKGGASLKFSALMAENYRDRVSAAQMKQVLPRQLRIQYILLLILVSISVLPLWFFGWRMVSMNKGRLETQEKILQTTLSKSLAQQIQLYVENVRQQVKELFDAVAPLAVEVRNSKYEDDPQMERALEDSLADQPGVIYVTVLNAEARGRGAQATQASGFNAGSDTFVRKALEAAFLAARQGQRYESNPLTAVGPRGSELVMVMAEPIERRNTFLGMVAAVVTLRPLGDELAESRRLGLEACIVDNSGRTVASNNPDQNVAGLDMVSNPIVQKFLAWRGRAHLTETSEYNLVRNGRVVPMLGTYSPTLSGRWGVILQKKKSDAFMSVIEMRDATIRLGLLVIIISLMVAVFASKSITRPIAHLARTARAIAARDFSVRADVRNRTEIGELAQGFNIMAEDLQQYISDLKRASEENRQLFIDSIEMMAAAVDAKDPYTKGHSSRVSQYSMILAKEIGLDDLEVELVRDSATLHDVGKIGVDDQVLRKPGVLTDEEFELMKRHTIMGFEIVRQVQQLAGTLPAIRWHHESLDGSGYPDGINGDEIPLLVRIVAVADTFDAVTTDRPYQTGCDFPSALEILKKHAGTRYDPIVVDALHSAYAKGYLRKFEMRRRSQVPGVEVRS, encoded by the coding sequence ATGAAAGGCGGCGCATCGCTCAAGTTCTCGGCGTTGATGGCCGAGAATTACAGGGATAGAGTGAGCGCAGCGCAGATGAAACAGGTGTTGCCCAGGCAATTGAGAATTCAGTATATCCTCCTGTTGATTCTGGTCAGCATCAGCGTCCTTCCTCTGTGGTTTTTCGGCTGGCGAATGGTCAGCATGAACAAGGGCCGGCTGGAAACGCAGGAAAAAATCCTTCAGACGACGCTCTCCAAGTCGCTTGCCCAGCAGATCCAGCTTTACGTCGAAAACGTCCGGCAGCAGGTAAAGGAACTTTTCGACGCGGTCGCTCCGCTGGCCGTCGAGGTGCGGAATTCCAAGTATGAAGATGACCCACAGATGGAACGCGCGCTCGAAGACTCGCTGGCGGACCAGCCGGGCGTGATCTACGTCACCGTCCTGAACGCCGAGGCGCGCGGACGCGGCGCCCAGGCCACTCAAGCCAGCGGATTTAACGCCGGCTCCGATACCTTCGTCCGCAAAGCCCTGGAAGCAGCTTTCCTGGCGGCGCGTCAGGGGCAGCGGTATGAGAGCAATCCCCTGACTGCGGTGGGGCCTCGTGGCAGCGAACTGGTGATGGTGATGGCCGAACCCATCGAGCGCCGGAACACCTTTCTTGGCATGGTCGCTGCCGTGGTAACTCTGCGGCCGCTGGGGGATGAGCTGGCAGAGTCGAGAAGGCTGGGCCTCGAGGCCTGCATCGTAGACAATTCGGGCCGGACGGTGGCTTCCAACAATCCCGACCAGAACGTCGCGGGGCTTGACATGGTGAGCAATCCCATCGTGCAGAAATTCCTGGCATGGCGCGGCCGCGCCCATCTCACTGAAACGTCAGAATACAACCTGGTTCGCAACGGCAGAGTTGTTCCCATGCTCGGGACCTATTCGCCCACGCTCAGCGGGCGGTGGGGCGTGATCCTCCAGAAGAAGAAGAGCGACGCATTTATGAGCGTCATCGAAATGCGCGATGCCACCATTCGCCTGGGGTTGCTGGTCATCATCATCAGCCTGATGGTCGCCGTTTTTGCTTCCAAGTCGATCACGCGGCCCATCGCCCACCTGGCCCGCACGGCCCGCGCCATTGCGGCACGAGACTTCAGCGTCCGCGCTGATGTTCGCAACCGCACGGAAATTGGCGAACTGGCCCAGGGCTTCAACATCATGGCCGAAGATCTCCAGCAGTACATCAGCGACCTGAAGCGGGCATCGGAGGAGAACCGGCAACTGTTTATCGACTCGATCGAAATGATGGCCGCCGCGGTTGACGCCAAGGACCCTTACACCAAGGGCCACTCGAGCCGCGTATCGCAGTACTCCATGATCCTGGCAAAAGAAATCGGGTTGGACGACCTGGAGGTGGAGCTGGTCCGCGATTCCGCCACGCTGCACGACGTGGGGAAAATCGGCGTTGATGACCAGGTGCTGCGAAAGCCCGGAGTGCTGACCGACGAAGAATTCGAGCTCATGAAACGCCACACCATCATGGGATTTGAAATTGTCCGGCAGGTGCAGCAATTGGCCGGTACGCTTCCGGCTATCCGCTGGCACCACGAATCGCTCGATGGTTCCGGCTATCCGGACGGCATTAACGGCGATGAGATTCCGCTGCTGGTCCGGATCGTCGCCGTCGCGGACACCTTTGACGCCGTCACAACCGACCGGCCCTACCAGACAGGCTGCGACTTCCCTTCCGCGCTGGAGATCCTGAAGAAGCACGCCGGGACCCGCTACGACCCCATCGTTGTGGATGCGCTGCACTCGGCCTACGCCAAGGGCTACCTGCGGAAGTTTGAAATGAGGCGCCGCTCCCAGGTTCCCGGTGTTGAGGTCAGATCCTGA
- the thpR gene encoding RNA 2',3'-cyclic phosphodiesterase produces MRAFIAIELPASIREALARQQARFRAASGDARWTRPEGTHLTLKFLGDISARQEAEVKNALGRMERFDAFTVRVHGFGFFPNAKRPRVFWAGLEAPPGLARLAAQVESAMAPLGFPPEDRPFRPHLTLARFKTPRPQPKFESLLSAEETSPVGSFEVSEFFLWESRLLLGGAEYQKVARFPHDGPVA; encoded by the coding sequence ATGCGAGCATTCATCGCCATCGAGTTGCCGGCATCCATCCGCGAGGCCCTTGCCCGCCAGCAGGCACGCTTTCGCGCGGCGAGCGGCGATGCCCGTTGGACGCGGCCTGAAGGGACCCACCTGACACTGAAATTCCTGGGCGACATTTCTGCCCGGCAGGAAGCAGAGGTGAAGAATGCCTTGGGCCGGATGGAACGGTTTGACGCATTTACCGTTCGGGTCCACGGCTTCGGCTTCTTCCCGAACGCCAAAAGACCGCGCGTATTCTGGGCCGGTCTTGAGGCCCCGCCCGGTCTTGCCCGGCTGGCAGCCCAGGTTGAGAGCGCGATGGCGCCGCTGGGCTTCCCGCCGGAAGACCGTCCCTTTAGACCTCACCTGACCCTCGCGCGCTTCAAAACTCCCCGCCCGCAACCCAAGTTTGAGTCGCTTTTGTCCGCAGAGGAAACATCGCCTGTGGGCAGCTTTGAAGTGTCAGAATTCTTCCTCTGGGAAAGCCGGCTGCTCCTGGGAGGCGCCGAGTACCAGAAGGTCGCGCGCTTCCCGCACGACGGACCTGTTGCCTGA
- a CDS encoding competence/damage-inducible protein A: MDAEIIAVGSELLTPHRHDTNSLYLTGKLNSLGIEVRFKTVVGDDAGRLGSVFRTALDRSELIILMGGIGPTEDDVNREVVANVLGLTLREVPEIIERIAARYARTGRRMPANNARQALVPEGAEWLPNKNGTAPGIWIEHGSKIIVMLPGPPPEMEAMFDEQCVPRLRNRVPGIPIRTRVIKVAGLPESEVDERIAPLYKPYSNVSTTILSTGGAIEVHLSAHAATPQEADALLDELTDKIEPVLGDHVFSTRGETLEEVVGMYLVMRQKTLATAESCTGGLLGERITRVPGSSEYYLGGTVCYSNELKTKFAGVSPKLLEACGAVSRPVAQALAEGIRRKANASIGIGITGIAGPGGGTETKPAGMVFIAVADDRGTEVREFHFPGDRERVRLLSSQFALEMLRRRIRK, from the coding sequence ATGGACGCAGAAATCATCGCCGTCGGCTCGGAACTTCTCACGCCTCACCGCCATGACACAAACTCACTCTATCTCACCGGCAAGCTGAATTCGCTGGGCATCGAAGTCCGGTTCAAAACCGTCGTGGGGGACGACGCCGGACGGCTAGGCTCTGTCTTCCGCACGGCGCTCGACCGCAGTGAGTTGATCATCCTCATGGGCGGCATCGGTCCCACCGAGGACGACGTCAACCGCGAGGTGGTTGCAAACGTACTCGGTCTCACGCTTCGCGAAGTCCCTGAAATCATCGAGCGCATCGCCGCGCGCTATGCGCGCACGGGCCGCCGGATGCCGGCCAATAACGCGCGCCAGGCCCTCGTGCCGGAAGGCGCCGAATGGCTTCCCAACAAAAACGGCACGGCGCCGGGAATCTGGATTGAGCATGGCAGCAAAATCATCGTGATGCTACCGGGACCGCCGCCCGAGATGGAGGCGATGTTCGACGAGCAGTGCGTGCCACGCCTCAGGAACCGCGTGCCCGGCATTCCGATTCGCACCCGCGTCATCAAAGTGGCCGGGCTGCCGGAATCCGAAGTGGACGAGCGCATCGCGCCGCTCTACAAGCCCTACAGCAATGTTTCCACCACCATCCTCTCCACCGGCGGCGCCATCGAAGTGCATCTCAGCGCCCACGCGGCCACGCCGCAGGAAGCGGACGCCCTGCTGGACGAACTGACGGACAAGATCGAGCCTGTACTGGGCGATCATGTTTTCTCCACCCGCGGCGAGACCCTGGAAGAGGTGGTGGGAATGTATCTGGTGATGAGGCAGAAAACGCTGGCCACCGCTGAAAGCTGCACGGGCGGCCTGCTGGGCGAACGGATCACGCGTGTGCCCGGAAGCTCCGAATATTACCTGGGTGGGACCGTCTGCTACAGCAACGAACTGAAGACCAAATTTGCAGGTGTATCACCGAAGCTGCTGGAAGCCTGTGGGGCCGTGTCAAGACCTGTGGCGCAGGCGCTGGCGGAAGGCATCCGGCGGAAGGCCAATGCTTCCATCGGCATCGGGATCACCGGAATTGCCGGTCCCGGAGGCGGGACCGAAACGAAGCCCGCCGGCATGGTCTTTATCGCCGTCGCCGACGATCGCGGGACAGAGGTGCGGGAATTCCATTTTCCGGGCGACCGCGAACGCGTCCGGCTGCTCTCCTCGCAGTTTGCTCTGGAGATGCTTCGGCGGCGAATCAGAAAATAA
- a CDS encoding IPT/TIG domain-containing protein has protein sequence MTLWKKGTKSGRATGKAHKPASKPLVERVTPQAAIPGGEISIHGRDFISNGNNRPTVRFGDQSGSLLLSSSSRLVVRVPEGVVSGELTIDTGSATTSPTTVAVGILLTDSLHPVANPAIDGEGNIFSTFSGSRGQKVPVSVYKITSQHVVKPFVNDLLNPTGLAFGRDGMLYISSRMEGTIYQVSPEAEVNTYAEGMGVATGLVFDQLGNLYAGDRTGTIFKISPDRQIFVFATLEPSVSAYHLAMGPEGDLYVTGPTTSSFDSVYSISPHGAVKRFYRGLGRPQGMAFDAAGNLYVAASLSGQRGVARITPEGKAELCVSGYNIVGLAFSPRRSMVVATHSSLVELFMGIEGLPLLKSSGK, from the coding sequence ATGACTTTGTGGAAAAAGGGGACTAAATCCGGCCGCGCGACGGGCAAGGCCCACAAACCTGCAAGCAAACCTCTGGTTGAACGTGTAACGCCTCAGGCAGCGATTCCCGGGGGTGAAATATCCATCCACGGCAGGGATTTCATATCGAATGGCAACAACCGTCCCACCGTCCGGTTCGGCGATCAATCCGGCAGTCTGTTGCTGAGTTCTTCCAGCCGACTGGTTGTGCGCGTACCCGAGGGCGTGGTGAGCGGTGAACTTACCATTGACACCGGCAGCGCCACGACTTCTCCGACGACGGTTGCCGTCGGCATACTTCTCACCGACTCGCTGCACCCTGTCGCCAATCCCGCCATCGATGGAGAAGGAAACATCTTTTCCACATTCAGCGGCAGCCGGGGGCAGAAAGTCCCGGTTTCCGTCTACAAGATCACCAGCCAGCATGTCGTGAAGCCTTTTGTGAATGACCTGTTGAACCCGACAGGGCTGGCCTTTGGACGGGACGGCATGCTCTACATCTCGAGCCGCATGGAAGGCACCATCTATCAGGTGAGTCCGGAAGCCGAGGTCAATACTTATGCGGAGGGCATGGGCGTGGCAACGGGACTGGTCTTTGACCAGCTCGGCAATCTCTATGCGGGTGACCGTACCGGCACCATTTTCAAGATCAGCCCTGACCGCCAGATCTTCGTGTTCGCAACTCTCGAGCCGAGCGTTTCCGCCTATCATCTGGCCATGGGGCCGGAAGGCGACCTCTACGTCACCGGTCCAACGACCTCAAGTTTCGACAGCGTATACTCCATTTCACCCCACGGTGCAGTCAAACGCTTTTATCGCGGGCTGGGCCGCCCGCAGGGAATGGCGTTTGACGCCGCGGGCAATCTCTACGTGGCAGCTTCCCTTTCCGGGCAGAGAGGAGTTGCGCGGATCACGCCAGAGGGAAAAGCCGAGCTGTGCGTCTCCGGATACAACATCGTGGGGCTGGCGTTTTCGCCGCGCCGCAGCATGGTTGTGGCGACCCACAGCTCTCTGGTGGAGTTGTTCATGGGAATTGAAGGCCTGCCTTTGCTGAAGTCAAGTGGGAAGTGA
- a CDS encoding phosphatidylglycerophosphatase A, producing the protein MTKATTVEKRSRPAVWIATVAGAGYFPVLPGTVGSAVGVGIIAALDAAPFGTKWRDAALIGAATLIFFVGVWAAGESEKFFGCTDPSHVVIDEVVGQMVTFLLVPHASWKWLLAGLCLFRIFDITKPFPAGRAERLPGGWGIMLDDLLAGAYALVALALLGYIIR; encoded by the coding sequence GTGACGAAGGCAACGACGGTTGAAAAGCGGAGCAGGCCGGCGGTCTGGATCGCGACGGTTGCAGGCGCCGGCTATTTTCCCGTCCTGCCGGGCACCGTGGGATCAGCGGTGGGCGTCGGCATCATAGCGGCATTGGATGCGGCCCCCTTCGGGACCAAATGGCGTGACGCGGCGCTGATCGGGGCAGCGACGCTCATTTTTTTTGTTGGCGTGTGGGCGGCTGGCGAGAGCGAGAAATTTTTTGGCTGCACAGACCCGTCGCACGTGGTGATTGATGAAGTGGTGGGGCAGATGGTGACGTTTCTGCTGGTCCCACATGCCTCGTGGAAGTGGCTGCTCGCGGGGCTTTGCCTGTTCAGGATTTTCGATATTACAAAGCCGTTTCCGGCCGGCCGGGCAGAGCGTTTGCCGGGCGGTTGGGGTATCATGTTAGATGACCTTCTGGCGGGCGCCTATGCGCTGGTGGCGCTGGCGCTCCTGGGTTACATAATTCGATGA